Proteins from a genomic interval of Piscinibacter sp. HJYY11:
- a CDS encoding TetR/AcrR family transcriptional regulator has translation MRYDADHKQRTRARVLKEAAAAIRLEGPDRIGVAAIMGRAGLTHGGFYAHFASKDELLVAAIGEMFDTACAYFEELSAGKPAGEGLAAYVAFYLSRYHRDHREEGCPIATMAADLPRLVPEARVAFEQGAARLTTLIAGQLEGLGHDEPGIGAVSLLSEMVGAVVLARSIADPEHSSAILRASRQAIRARLQLPLPVKDA, from the coding sequence ATGCGCTACGACGCCGACCACAAACAACGCACCCGCGCCCGCGTGCTGAAGGAGGCCGCGGCCGCCATCCGCCTGGAAGGCCCCGACCGCATCGGCGTGGCCGCCATCATGGGCCGCGCCGGGCTCACGCACGGCGGTTTCTACGCCCACTTCGCGAGCAAGGACGAGCTGCTGGTCGCCGCCATCGGCGAGATGTTCGACACCGCCTGCGCCTACTTCGAGGAGCTCTCGGCCGGCAAGCCCGCCGGCGAGGGCCTGGCCGCCTACGTGGCCTTCTACCTCTCGCGCTACCACCGCGACCACCGCGAAGAAGGCTGCCCCATCGCGACGATGGCCGCCGACCTGCCGCGGCTCGTGCCCGAAGCGCGGGTGGCCTTCGAGCAGGGCGCTGCCCGCCTCACGACGCTGATCGCCGGCCAGCTGGAAGGCCTGGGCCACGACGAGCCCGGCATCGGCGCCGTCTCGCTGCTGTCGGAGATGGTCGGCGCCGTGGTGCTGGCCCGCTCGATCGCCGACCCCGAGCACTCCAGCGCCATCCTGCGTGCCTCGCGCCAGGCCATCCGCGCGCGGCTCCAGCTGCCGCTGCCCGTGAAGGACGCCTGA
- a CDS encoding ferredoxin--NADP reductase: MSNLFDAKVLSVRHWTDRQFSFTCTRDPGFRFQSGQFTMIGLEVDGKPLLRAYSVVSPHWEETLEFLSIKVPDGPLTSRLQHIQVGDTVKIGRKASGTLLTQNLLPGKNLYLLSTGTGLAPFMAMIRDPEVYELYEKVILVHGCRQVGELAYDEVITKELPANEYFGDQVKEKLIYYPTVTREAFRNQGRIPVLMETGKLFHDIGLPPMSKENDRFMLCGSPEMLRDTRALFDKAGMTEGNMSHPGHFVIERAFVEK; this comes from the coding sequence ATGAGCAACCTCTTCGACGCCAAGGTGTTGAGCGTTCGTCACTGGACCGACCGGCAGTTCTCGTTCACCTGCACCCGCGACCCCGGCTTTCGCTTCCAGAGCGGCCAGTTCACGATGATCGGCCTCGAGGTCGACGGCAAGCCGCTCTTGCGCGCCTACAGCGTGGTGAGCCCGCACTGGGAAGAGACGCTCGAATTCCTCAGCATCAAGGTGCCCGACGGCCCGCTCACCTCGCGCCTGCAGCACATCCAGGTCGGCGACACGGTGAAGATCGGCCGCAAGGCCTCGGGCACGCTGCTCACGCAGAACCTCTTGCCCGGCAAGAACCTGTACCTGCTGTCCACCGGCACGGGCCTCGCACCCTTCATGGCGATGATCCGCGACCCCGAGGTGTACGAGCTCTACGAGAAGGTGATCCTCGTGCACGGCTGCCGCCAGGTCGGCGAGCTGGCCTACGACGAGGTCATCACCAAGGAGCTGCCGGCCAACGAGTACTTCGGTGACCAGGTGAAGGAAAAGCTCATCTACTACCCGACCGTCACGCGCGAAGCCTTCCGCAACCAGGGCCGCATCCCGGTGCTGATGGAAACCGGCAAGCTGTTCCACGACATCGGCCTGCCGCCGATGAGCAAGGAAAACGACCGCTTCATGCTGTGCGGCAGCCCCGAGATGCTGCGCGACACACGCGCCTTGTTCGACAAGGCCGGCATGACCGAGGGCAACATGAGCCACCCGGGTCACTTCGTGATCGAGCGGGCGTTCGTCGAGAAGTGA
- a CDS encoding PAS domain S-box protein gives MRRALPIRARLSLLVLATALPLLALIAYNGITQARQDAERAAVEALRAARGAALETEAIISNAERLLGLFAKRPGVHSLDAEQCDPLFKSFRGLFPTYTNLISVNRHGDRVCSAIEPPPGTPMRVSGGLPLEETLQTKRFTVGPLSRGVFTNRWILLVAYPLPDREVDGRLQSPGVIAMSLDLTTLRLAPGPGELPSRALARIVDGKGAVIGSSLKPEEWIGKSLAHIRWFKELAPGEARTGESPDFEGVNRIFGVVPVRGTDWHAAVGIPVETVYGPVRERTLFSITLALLAVGLAAGLAFLIARRTSGPVEAMAAAARRATVSPDPEALAHLTLDGAPREVGALADDFSTMLRARAEAERALRDSEENLATTLHSIGDAVIVTDTRGHITRMNATAQRLTGWPAAEAIGRPLLDVFRIINADSRTPAEDPVKPVLASGEVVGLANHTALLSRDGREYQIADSAAPIRDAQGRVTGVVLVFSDVTEAYRVQQALRSREEQLSSTGELARVAGWELDIQSGVTTTSNEMCLLLEVPQGSSFSMAEGWQFCRGDARERVEPLIAAAVADGTPWDVEIPMVTAAGREIWVRSRGRVVMNDGKPARVLGVVQDITDLHESQEKLRQSESLLKMASRLVRMGAWIVTLRDNRLVWSDEAAIIHEMPPGYSPTLDDAGQFYAPEYRDLVHQAFSACARRGIAYDLEMQILTKSGRRIWVRTLGNAVRNHEGVITRVHGAFIDITEERAAREELQAHRHHLEQLVNERTTDLVTARNAAETASRAKSAFLANMSHEIRTPMNAIIGLTHLLQENLQHEPHALEQLSKVSAAAHHLLGVINDILDLSKIEADRLELEEREFVLTEIIDNAQGMLRDRAMAKGLRLTTEIAPGMPPLLIGDPLRLEQILLNFLSNAIKFSEHGHILLRARVAQSAENVVMLHIEVQDHGIGISPEQQARLFQSFSQADDSTSRKYGGTGLGLVIAKRLASLMGGNVGVRSSPGIGSTFWMTARLRVAVTPPGEAAGTRPQPQDEIVARHAGARVLLVDDEPVNQEVTLALLSRLKLAVDVVSNGAEAVEHVRAHDYALVLMDVQMPVMDGLDASRAIRQLAGRQRLPILAMTANAYAEDREVCLAAGMNDHITKPVAPSRLYACVLRWLDGRAVTT, from the coding sequence ATGCGCCGCGCATTGCCCATCCGTGCACGCCTGAGCCTCCTGGTGCTGGCCACGGCGTTGCCGCTGTTGGCATTGATCGCCTACAACGGCATCACCCAGGCCAGACAAGACGCCGAGCGGGCCGCCGTCGAGGCCCTGCGCGCCGCCCGCGGCGCGGCGCTCGAGACCGAAGCCATCATCTCCAACGCCGAGCGCCTGCTGGGCCTGTTCGCCAAGCGCCCTGGCGTGCACTCGCTCGATGCCGAGCAGTGCGACCCGCTCTTCAAGAGCTTCCGCGGCCTCTTCCCCACCTACACCAACCTCATCTCCGTCAACCGCCACGGCGACCGCGTGTGCAGCGCGATCGAGCCGCCGCCGGGCACGCCCATGCGCGTGAGCGGCGGCCTCCCGCTGGAAGAGACGCTGCAGACCAAGCGCTTCACCGTCGGCCCCTTGAGCCGCGGCGTCTTCACCAACCGCTGGATCCTGCTCGTGGCCTACCCGCTGCCCGATCGCGAGGTCGACGGCCGCCTGCAGAGCCCCGGCGTCATCGCCATGTCGCTCGACCTGACGACGCTGCGCCTCGCGCCCGGCCCGGGTGAGCTGCCCTCGCGTGCGCTGGCCCGCATCGTCGACGGCAAGGGCGCGGTGATCGGCAGCAGCCTGAAGCCCGAGGAATGGATCGGCAAGAGCCTCGCGCACATCCGCTGGTTCAAGGAGCTGGCGCCGGGCGAGGCGCGCACCGGCGAGTCGCCCGACTTCGAAGGCGTGAACCGCATCTTCGGCGTGGTGCCGGTGCGCGGCACCGACTGGCACGCGGCCGTCGGCATCCCGGTGGAGACCGTCTACGGCCCGGTGCGCGAGCGCACGCTGTTCAGCATCACCCTTGCGCTGCTCGCGGTCGGCCTGGCGGCCGGGCTCGCCTTCCTGATCGCCCGCCGCACCAGCGGGCCGGTGGAGGCGATGGCCGCGGCCGCGCGCCGCGCGACCGTCTCGCCCGACCCCGAGGCCCTTGCCCACCTGACCCTCGACGGCGCCCCGCGCGAAGTGGGCGCGCTGGCCGACGACTTCTCCACCATGCTGCGCGCCCGCGCCGAGGCCGAGCGTGCGCTGCGCGACAGCGAGGAGAACCTTGCCACCACGCTGCATTCGATCGGCGACGCGGTGATCGTCACCGACACCCGCGGCCACATCACCCGCATGAACGCCACCGCCCAGCGGCTGACCGGCTGGCCGGCGGCCGAGGCCATCGGCCGGCCGCTGCTCGACGTCTTCCGCATCATCAACGCCGACTCGCGCACACCGGCCGAAGACCCGGTGAAGCCGGTGCTCGCCAGCGGCGAAGTGGTGGGCCTGGCCAACCACACCGCGCTCCTCTCGCGCGACGGCCGCGAGTACCAGATCGCCGACAGCGCTGCGCCGATCCGCGATGCGCAGGGCCGTGTCACCGGCGTGGTGCTCGTCTTCAGCGACGTGACCGAGGCCTACCGCGTGCAGCAGGCGCTGCGCTCGCGCGAGGAGCAGCTCTCGAGCACCGGCGAGCTGGCGCGCGTGGCCGGCTGGGAGCTCGACATCCAGAGCGGCGTGACCACCACGTCCAACGAGATGTGCCTGCTGCTGGAGGTGCCGCAAGGCTCGTCGTTCTCGATGGCCGAGGGCTGGCAGTTCTGCCGCGGCGACGCGCGCGAGCGGGTGGAGCCGCTCATCGCCGCCGCGGTCGCCGACGGCACGCCATGGGACGTCGAGATCCCGATGGTCACCGCCGCCGGGCGCGAGATCTGGGTGCGCTCGCGCGGCCGTGTCGTCATGAACGACGGCAAGCCGGCGCGTGTGCTTGGCGTGGTGCAGGACATCACCGACCTACACGAATCGCAGGAGAAGCTGCGCCAGAGCGAGAGCCTGCTCAAGATGGCGAGCCGGCTCGTGCGCATGGGCGCGTGGATCGTCACGCTGCGCGACAACCGGCTGGTGTGGTCCGACGAGGCGGCCATCATCCACGAGATGCCGCCGGGCTACTCGCCCACGCTGGACGACGCCGGGCAGTTCTACGCGCCCGAGTACCGCGACCTGGTGCACCAGGCCTTCAGCGCGTGCGCGCGGCGCGGCATCGCCTACGACCTGGAGATGCAGATCCTCACCAAGAGCGGCCGCCGCATCTGGGTGCGCACGCTCGGCAACGCGGTGCGCAACCACGAGGGCGTGATCACGCGCGTGCACGGTGCCTTCATCGACATCACGGAGGAGCGCGCCGCGCGCGAGGAGCTGCAGGCCCACCGCCATCACCTGGAGCAGCTCGTCAACGAGCGCACCACCGACCTCGTGACCGCGCGCAACGCGGCCGAGACCGCGAGCCGCGCCAAGAGCGCCTTCCTCGCCAACATGAGCCACGAGATCCGCACGCCGATGAACGCGATCATCGGCCTCACGCACCTGCTGCAGGAGAACCTGCAGCACGAGCCGCATGCGCTGGAGCAGCTCAGCAAGGTGAGTGCCGCAGCGCACCACCTGCTGGGCGTGATCAACGACATCCTCGACCTCTCGAAGATCGAAGCCGACCGGCTCGAGCTGGAGGAGCGCGAGTTCGTGCTCACCGAGATCATCGACAACGCCCAGGGCATGCTGCGCGACCGCGCCATGGCCAAGGGCCTGCGCCTCACCACGGAGATTGCGCCCGGCATGCCGCCGCTGCTCATCGGCGACCCGCTGCGGCTCGAGCAGATCCTGCTCAACTTCCTCAGCAACGCGATCAAGTTCAGCGAGCACGGCCACATCCTGCTGCGCGCGCGCGTGGCGCAGTCGGCCGAGAACGTGGTGATGCTGCACATCGAAGTGCAGGACCACGGCATCGGCATCAGCCCCGAACAGCAGGCACGGCTCTTCCAGTCGTTCTCGCAGGCCGACGACTCCACCTCGCGCAAGTACGGCGGCACCGGCCTCGGCCTCGTGATCGCCAAGCGCCTGGCCTCGCTGATGGGCGGCAACGTGGGCGTGCGCAGCTCGCCCGGCATCGGCAGCACCTTCTGGATGACCGCCCGCCTGCGCGTGGCCGTCACGCCGCCCGGCGAGGCCGCCGGCACGCGGCCGCAGCCGCAGGATGAGATCGTGGCCCGCCACGCCGGTGCGCGCGTGCTGCTGGTCGACGACGAGCCGGTGAACCAGGAGGTGACGCTCGCCCTCCTCTCCCGCCTCAAGCTCGCCGTCGACGTGGTGAGCAACGGCGCCGAAGCGGTGGAGCACGTGCGCGCGCACGACTACGCGCTGGTGCTGATGGATGTGCAGATGCCGGTGATGGACGGCCTCGACGCCTCGCGCGCCATCCGCCAGCTGGCCGGCCGGCAGCGCCTGCCCATCCTCGCGATGACGGCCAACGCCTATGCGGAAGACCGCGAGGTCTGCCTGGCCGCCGGCATGAACGACCACATCACCAAGCCGGTCGCCCCCAGCCGGCTCTATGCCTGCGTGCTGCGCTGGCTCGACGGCCGGGCGGTCACCACCTGA
- a CDS encoding PhoX family phosphatase — MAKDFSTMEDSNRSSNPSIHDISDPARRTLLKGGAGVAVTGLLAPLGLAGCATGPGSATSTGPLLGFKSVPATTADTITVPEGYVAQPLAPWGDPVGIAGRSPAFRFDASNSAADQEVQMGMHHDGMHYYPLTATTGLLAINHEYSDDGLLHTDGLAHWSAEKVRKSQAAHGVAVIEVKRGDDGTVEVVRPSRYARRITAYTPVELRGPAAGHPMLRTAADPTGRRVLGILNQCASGITPWGSYLTSEENFAFYFQGPDQPDAHQRRWGQRKEMGQYYRWHEHDERFDTTKHPNEHNRFGWVVEIDPFDPTMTPVKRTALGRAAREGATVAVTKDGRAVVYSGEDARFEYIYKFVSRDAIRPGGYAANAELLDHGTLYVARFDADGRGRWLPLTHGQGPLTPANGFADPGEVLIKARQASDALGATKMDRPEWIAIDRERWVYCTLTNNSNRGQPGQAGVDAANPRANNVMGQIIRWREDGDHDGTSFAWNHFVLAGDPANERPEAKGNIKGDAFACCDGLWVDGRGVLWIQTDMSSTVMGKGEFARLGNNMMLAADTKTGEIRRFLVGPPGCEITGATATPDGRTMFINVQHPGETPSERSDPANPRRYSNWPDQRPDGRPRSSTVVIRKRDGGLIGT, encoded by the coding sequence ATGGCCAAGGACTTCTCCACCATGGAGGACAGCAACCGCTCCTCCAACCCCAGCATCCACGACATCAGCGACCCGGCCCGCCGCACGCTGCTCAAAGGTGGCGCAGGGGTGGCCGTGACGGGCCTGCTCGCGCCGCTGGGCCTGGCCGGCTGCGCCACCGGCCCCGGCTCCGCCACGAGCACCGGCCCGCTGCTCGGCTTCAAGAGCGTGCCCGCCACCACCGCCGACACCATCACCGTGCCCGAGGGTTACGTCGCCCAGCCGCTTGCGCCCTGGGGTGATCCGGTGGGCATTGCCGGGCGCAGCCCCGCGTTCAGGTTCGACGCCAGCAACTCCGCCGCAGACCAGGAGGTGCAGATGGGCATGCACCACGACGGCATGCACTACTACCCCCTGACCGCCACGACCGGCTTGCTCGCGATCAACCACGAGTACAGCGACGACGGCCTGCTGCACACCGACGGCCTGGCCCACTGGTCGGCCGAGAAGGTGCGCAAGTCGCAGGCGGCACACGGTGTGGCGGTGATCGAGGTGAAGCGCGGCGACGACGGCACGGTCGAGGTGGTGCGGCCCTCGCGCTACGCCCGCCGCATCACCGCCTACACCCCCGTCGAGCTGCGCGGCCCGGCCGCCGGCCACCCGATGCTGCGGACGGCCGCCGACCCGACGGGGCGGCGCGTGCTGGGCATCCTCAACCAGTGCGCGAGCGGCATCACGCCCTGGGGCAGCTACCTCACCTCGGAAGAGAACTTCGCCTTCTACTTCCAGGGCCCCGACCAGCCCGACGCCCACCAGCGCCGCTGGGGCCAGCGCAAGGAGATGGGCCAGTACTACCGCTGGCACGAGCACGACGAACGCTTCGACACCACCAAGCACCCCAACGAGCACAACCGCTTCGGCTGGGTCGTCGAGATCGACCCCTTCGACCCGACGATGACACCCGTCAAGCGCACCGCCTTGGGCCGCGCCGCGCGCGAAGGCGCCACCGTCGCGGTGACGAAGGACGGCCGCGCCGTCGTCTACTCCGGCGAAGACGCGCGCTTCGAATACATCTACAAGTTCGTGAGCCGCGACGCCATCCGCCCGGGCGGCTACGCCGCCAACGCCGAGCTGCTCGACCACGGCACGCTCTACGTGGCCCGCTTCGACGCCGACGGCCGCGGCCGCTGGCTGCCGCTCACCCACGGACAAGGCCCGCTCACCCCCGCCAACGGCTTCGCCGACCCCGGCGAGGTGCTGATCAAGGCACGGCAGGCGAGCGATGCACTCGGCGCCACCAAGATGGACCGGCCCGAGTGGATCGCCATCGACCGCGAGCGCTGGGTCTACTGCACGCTCACCAACAACAGCAATCGCGGCCAGCCCGGCCAGGCGGGGGTCGACGCGGCCAACCCCCGCGCCAACAACGTCATGGGCCAGATCATCCGCTGGCGCGAAGACGGCGACCACGATGGCACGAGCTTCGCGTGGAACCACTTCGTGCTCGCCGGCGACCCCGCCAACGAGCGGCCCGAAGCCAAGGGCAACATCAAAGGCGACGCCTTCGCCTGCTGCGATGGCCTGTGGGTCGACGGCCGCGGCGTGCTGTGGATCCAGACCGACATGAGCAGCACCGTCATGGGCAAGGGCGAGTTCGCCCGCCTCGGCAACAACATGATGCTCGCCGCCGACACGAAGACCGGCGAGATCCGCCGCTTCCTCGTCGGCCCGCCCGGCTGCGAGATCACCGGTGCCACCGCCACGCCCGACGGGCGCACGATGTTCATCAACGTCCAGCACCCGGGCGAGACGCCCAGCGAGCGCAGCGACCCGGCCAACCCGCGGCGCTACTCCAACTGGCCCGACCAGCGGCCGGATGGCCGGCCACGTTCGTCGACGGTGGTGATCCGCAAGCGCGACGGGGGCCTGATCGGGACCTAA
- a CDS encoding M14 family zinc carboxypeptidase: protein MNRVDLPALAELQGLVDEGGSHLQQRVVCEVPCGDTSLPVHVITLGNPGPDVPAIGIFGGVHGLERIGAEVALAFLRSLVMRLPWDGVLHRQLESLRMVFMPLVNPAGMALGTRANARGVDLMRNAPVDAVGRVPFLIGGQRRSASLPWYRGEAGAPMEAESDALCRVVEDELLGRPFSLAIDCHSGFGLRDRIWFPHAHTPAPIEHLPELFALQHILDRALTHHRYVLEPQSRQYLAHGDLWDHLYLRSLERSGHVFLPLTLEMGSWLWVKKNPRQLFSRHGLFNPLIEHRQQRVLRTHVNWLDFMARAVASYRRWVPLDDAERDRLRAEARTHWYGPA, encoded by the coding sequence GTGAACCGCGTCGACTTGCCCGCCCTGGCCGAACTGCAAGGCCTCGTGGACGAGGGCGGCTCGCACCTGCAGCAGCGGGTCGTCTGCGAGGTGCCATGCGGCGACACGTCGCTGCCGGTGCACGTGATCACGCTCGGCAACCCCGGGCCCGACGTGCCGGCGATCGGCATTTTTGGCGGCGTGCACGGCCTGGAGCGCATCGGTGCCGAGGTGGCGCTCGCCTTCCTGCGCAGCCTGGTGATGCGCCTGCCGTGGGACGGCGTGCTGCACCGCCAGCTCGAATCGCTGCGCATGGTGTTCATGCCGCTGGTCAACCCGGCCGGCATGGCGCTCGGCACACGGGCCAATGCGCGTGGGGTGGACCTGATGCGCAACGCGCCCGTCGATGCGGTGGGCCGGGTGCCGTTTCTCATCGGCGGGCAGCGGCGCAGTGCCTCGCTGCCCTGGTACCGCGGCGAAGCGGGCGCGCCAATGGAAGCCGAGAGCGACGCGCTGTGCCGCGTCGTCGAAGACGAGCTGCTCGGTCGCCCCTTCAGCCTGGCGATCGATTGCCATTCGGGCTTCGGCCTGCGCGACCGCATCTGGTTCCCGCATGCGCACACGCCGGCGCCGATCGAGCACCTGCCGGAGCTCTTCGCCCTGCAGCACATCCTCGACCGGGCACTCACCCACCACCGCTACGTGCTGGAGCCGCAGAGCCGCCAGTACCTCGCGCATGGCGACCTGTGGGACCACCTCTACCTGCGCTCGCTCGAGCGATCAGGACACGTGTTCCTGCCGCTCACGCTGGAGATGGGCTCATGGCTGTGGGTCAAGAAGAACCCGCGCCAGCTGTTCTCGCGCCACGGGCTCTTCAACCCGCTGATCGAGCACCGCCAGCAGCGCGTGCTGCGCACGCACGTGAACTGGCTCGACTTCATGGCCCGTGCGGTGGCGAGCTACCGGCGCTGGGTGCCGCTGGACGACGCGGAGCGC
- a CDS encoding restriction endonuclease, whose product MASAQQRGILGRLADGMKRLIERVPDTSAAALPPGAGLLDGIGWSEFERQVAEGFRHRGYAVSDTGGGGGRPIDMVLTRGQDRFLVDCKPWRTLAVGPAPVRELLALVRSLGAAGGFVVSSGEFTAEARQLAEGHKVQLIDGKVLRELLNTREEKTQPVVVRREGPFPDTTLPPSAWRLRAQPCPLCGGAMEEAERQGRRVLACVHHPLCEGLREV is encoded by the coding sequence ATGGCATCGGCGCAACAGCGGGGCATCCTCGGTCGGCTGGCCGATGGCATGAAACGGCTCATCGAGCGTGTGCCCGACACGTCGGCCGCCGCGTTGCCGCCGGGGGCCGGGCTGCTCGACGGCATCGGCTGGAGCGAGTTCGAGCGCCAGGTGGCCGAGGGCTTCCGCCATCGAGGCTACGCCGTGAGCGACACCGGCGGCGGCGGGGGCCGCCCCATCGACATGGTGCTCACTCGCGGGCAGGACCGCTTTCTCGTCGACTGCAAACCCTGGCGCACGCTCGCCGTCGGGCCGGCACCGGTGCGCGAGCTGCTCGCGCTGGTGCGAAGCCTGGGGGCGGCGGGCGGCTTCGTCGTCAGCTCGGGCGAGTTCACCGCCGAGGCGCGCCAGCTGGCCGAGGGCCACAAGGTGCAGCTGATCGACGGCAAGGTGCTGCGCGAGCTGCTCAACACCCGCGAGGAGAAGACACAGCCGGTGGTGGTGCGCCGCGAGGGGCCGTTTCCCGACACCACGCTGCCGCCGTCAGCCTGGCGCCTGCGGGCGCAGCCCTGCCCGCTGTGCGGCGGTGCGATGGAAGAAGCCGAGCGACAGGGCCGGCGTGTGCTGGCCTGCGTGCACCACCCGCTGTGCGAGGGCCTGCGCGAGGTCTAG